The Centroberyx gerrardi isolate f3 chromosome 19, fCenGer3.hap1.cur.20231027, whole genome shotgun sequence genome has a segment encoding these proteins:
- the slc44a4 gene encoding choline transporter-like protein 4, whose product MGKKEEKSSDSEYGEPAQFDPSFRGPIHKRGCTDIICCILFMAVILGYMVVGILAWLYGDPRHVLYPRNSTGWFCGIGPNKDRPNVFYFDILKCATSTNIMAAALDGFQCPTTQLCVEECPDMFWALRLDAYLPGTKPQDFFNQSLCVPSLDLANTPLSVKEIVDRELCPFFFTPTTPVLGRCLPNIAALGNVPSYFSEIPGLSPVINDTIDTIKNGTGDIVNGFNAREIGVRIFEDFASSWPWILIGLLIAMVVSMLFLLLLRFTAPVMVWVLIIGVLGAGAYGIWHCYWEYDNYKTASATITDIGFTTNFNVYLQVQETWLAFLIIISVAEAIILLTIIFLRTRILIAIALIQEASKAISHMMSSLLYPLVTFVLLLVCVAYWGVTALYLATSGGPVYKVVALNATQDDCKSINGTVDCDPQGFNSTTEYPGCPSASCIFIKYNDEGLLQRNLFNLQIYNVVAFLWCVNFVIALGQCTLAGAFASYYWAFTKPADIPTFPLTAAFIRSLRFHVGSLAFGALILTLVQIVRIILEYIDHKTRSAQNCCARFLMCCLKCCFWCLEKFIKFLNRNAYIMIAIYGKNFCVSAKNAFMLLMRNVIRVVVLDKVTDLLLFFGKLLVVGGVGVLSFFFFSGRIPLPGNTFRVETLNYYWMPIITVVVGTYLIAHGFFSVYNMCVDTLFLCFLEDLERNDGSMQKPFFMSKNLMKILNKSNKGPKKGKGKDK is encoded by the exons GAGAACCTGCTCAGTTTGACCCTTCCTTCAGAGGGCCCATACATAAAAG aGGATGCACGGATATCATCTGCTGTATTCTGTTCATGGCGGTCATCCTCGGCTACATGGTGGTTGGGATTTTAG ctTGGCTCTATGGAGATCCGAGACATGTTCTCTATCCGCGAAACTCAACCGGATGGTTCTGTGGCATTGGGCCGAATAA AGACCGACCCAATGTCTTCTACTTTGATATTCTCAAATGCGCCACATCTACCAACATAATGGCAGCTGCTCTGGACGGTTTCCAGTGTCCCACCACACAG TTGTGCGTGGAAGAATGCCCCGATATGTTTTGGGCTCTGAGGTTAGATGCCTATCTTCCAGGAACGAAACCACAAGACTTTTTCAATCAAAGCCTCTGTGTGCCATCCCTAGACCTGGCAAATACTCCCTTG agTGTTAAAGAAATAGTGGACAGAGAGCTGTGTCCTTTCTTCTTCACCCCCACTACCCCAG TGCTGGGAAGATGTTTACCCAATATCGCAGCACTGGGCAACGTTCCTTCATACTTTTCCGAGATTCCAGGCTTGTCCCCCGTCATCAATGACACAATCGATACCATCAAGAATGGCACTGG GGACATTGTGAACGGCTTCAATGCCAGGGAGATTGGCGTCCGAATCTTTGAGGATTTTGCGTCGTCATGGCCGTGGATCCTCAT tgGTCTGCTGATAGCCATGGTGGTCAGTATGCTGTTCCTGTTGCTGCTGAGATTCACCGCTCCAGTCATGGTGTGGGTGCTGATCATAGGAGTACTGGGAGCAGGGGCCTACG GGATATGGCACTGCTACTGGGAGTATGATAACTACAAGACAGCCTCTGCTACCATTACCGACATTGGCTTCACCACCAACTTCAACGTTTACCTGCAAGTCCAAGAGACCTGGCTGGCCTTCT tgaTAATCATATCTGTGGCGGAGGCAATCATCCTCCTGACCATCATCTTCCTGCGGACCAGAATCCTCATAGCCATTGCCCTCATCCAGGAGGCTAGCAA GGCAATCAGTCACATGATGTCCTCTCTACTGTACCCTCTGGTCACCTTCGTTCTCCTGCTGGTGTGTGTCGCTTATTGGGGCGTCACTGCTCT ATATCTGGCCACTTCAGGAGGCCCAGTGTACAAAGTGGTGGCTCTCAACGCCACTCAGGATGACTGTAAGAGCATCAACGGCACCGTGGATTGTGACCCTCAG gGCTTCAACTCAACGACAGAGTATCCCGGCTGTCCATCGGCTAGCTGCATCTTTATCAAATACAACGACGAGGGTCTCCTCCAGAGGAACCTCTTCAACCTGCAGATCTACAATGTGGTGGCCTTCCTCTGGTGTGTCAACTTTGTCATCGCCTTGGGACAGTGTACGCTGGCCGGGGCCTTCGCCTCCTACTACTGGGCCTTCACCAAACCAGCTGATATCCCCACATTCCCCCTGACGGCTGCTTTCATACGCTCACTAAG GTTCCATGTGGGCTCCTTGGCGTTCGGTGCTCTGATCCTGACCCTGGTCCAGATAGTCAGGATCATCCTGGAGTACATTGACCACAAAACCAGAT CGGCGCAGAACTGCTGCGCTCGTTTCCTCATGTGCTGCTTGAAGTGCTGCTTCTGGTGTCTGGAGAAGTTCATCAAGTTCCTCAACAGGAACGCATACATCATG ATCGCCATATATGGGAAAAACTTCTGCGTCTCAGCCAAAAACGCTTTCATGCTGCTCATGAGAAATGTAATAAG GGTGGTGGTGCTGGATAAAGTGACAGACCTGCTGCTGTTCTTTGGGAAGCTGCTGGTGGTCGGAGGAGTGG GCGTCTTGtcgttctttttcttctctggcCGAATACCGCTACCGGGCAACACCTTCCGCGTCGAAACCCTCAACTACTACTGGATGCCAATCATT ACGGTGGTGGTTGGTACCTACCTCATCGCTCATGGATTCTTCAGTGTGTACAACATGTGTGTAGATAcactcttcctctgcttct tggaGGACTTGGAACGTAACGACGGATCGATGCAGAAGCCGTTCTTCATGTCCAAAAACCTGATGAAGATCCTCAACAAATCCAACAAGGGACCAAAAAAGGGCAAAGGAAAGGATAAATGA
- the rnf5 gene encoding E3 ubiquitin-protein ligase RNF5: MAAADPRSSSDGGPASRGGFPAGESSNDRDGPGGSGGEGERERDRATFECNICLDTARDAVISMCGHLFCWPCLHQWLETRPSRQQCPVCKAGISREKVIPLYGRGSSSQEDPRLKTPPRPQGQRTEPESRGGPFQGFGDTGFHMSFGIGAFPFGFFTTVFNTNDPFHRADQYAADHQGNGNLNNGNNNWQDSLFLFVAIFFFFWLLSV; the protein is encoded by the exons ATGGCGGCCGCGGATCCCCGGTCCTCGAGTGACGGCGGACCCGCCAGCAGAGGAGGATTCCCGGCTGGGGAGAGCAGCAACGACCGCGACGGGCCgggcggcagcggcggagagggCGAGCGCGAGCGGGACCGGGCCACCTTCGAGTGTAACATTTGTTTGGACACGGCGAGGGACGCTGTCATCAGTATGTGCGGCCACTTGTTCTG ctggCCCTGCCTTCATCAA tggcTGGAGACACGGCCCAGCAGACAGCAGTGTCCTGTGTGTAAAGCGGGCATCAGCAGAGAGAAAGTCATCCCACTGTATGGCAGAGGGAGCTCCAGCCAAGAGGACCCCag GTTGAAAACTCCTCCTCGGCCTCAGGGACAGAGAACAGAGCCAGAGAGTAGAGGCGGG ccATTCCAGGGTTTCGGTGACACTGGCTTTCACATGTCTTTTGGCATCGGTGCTTTCCCCTTCGGCTTCTTCACCACAGTCTTCAACACCAACGACCCCTTTCACAGAGCAG ACCAGTATGCAGCCGATCACCAAGGCAACGGTAACCTCAACAACGGCAACAACAACTGGCAAGAttccctcttcctgtttgtggccatcttcttcttcttctggctgCTGAGCGTGTGA
- the utp23 gene encoding rRNA-processing protein UTP23 homolog: MGLKRQKQAKKTISFYKYNFSFRQPFQILIDGTFCQAALKNKIQIKEQMPKYLMGEVQLCTTHCAMKELESLGKELYGAKIILQRFQVRNCKHFKSPVSASECLLSMLEETNPHHYFVATQDHELTAGLKKIPGVPLLYIVLNTIVLDKPSQSSLDHVQAVQMGELVTPAQQQSIRSLKEQQGIEQKDGERRGKKRKRKQSNPNPLSCLKKKKKGLPTAPLKKTTEGEKKKRSRHKKRKADGGESAPTPQITNP; encoded by the exons ATGGGGCTCAAGCGACAGAAACAAGCCAAGAAAACCATAAGCTTCTACAAATACAACTTCAGCTTCAGGCAGCCGTTTCAGATTCTCATCGATGGGACGTTTTGCCAAGCGGCGCTGAAGAACAAGATTCAGATCAAGGAGCAAATGCCCAAATATCTGATGGGGGAGGTGCAGCTGTGCACCACACA CTGCGCAATGAAAGAGCTGGAGTCTCTGGGGAAAGAATTGTATGGAGCCAAAATTATCCTGCAGAGGTTTCAGGTCAGGAACTGCAAACATTTCAAGAGCCCCGTTTCTGCCTCGGAGTGCCTGCTGTCCATGCTGGAGGAGACAAACCCGCACCACTACTTCGTTgccacacag GACCACGAGTTGACAGCGGGCCTGAAGAAGATCCCAGGCGTGCCTCTGCTCTACATCGTCCTCAACACCATTGTGCTGGACAAGCCCAGCCAGTCGTCGCTGGACCACGTCCAGGCCGTCCAGATGGGGGAGCTGGTGACGCCGGCGCAGCAGCAGAGCATCCGCAGCCTGAAGGAGCAGCAGGGGATCGAGCAGAAGGACGGAGAGAGACGGggcaagaagaggaagaggaagcagagCAACCCGAACCCTCTCAGCtgcctgaagaagaagaagaaagggctGCCCACAGCGCCGCTGAAGAAAAcgacagagggggagaagaagaaaaggagtcGGCACAAGAAACGCAAGGCGGATGGAGGGGAGAGCGCGCCTACACCCCAAATCACAAATCCATAG